One segment of Acropora muricata isolate sample 2 chromosome 8, ASM3666990v1, whole genome shotgun sequence DNA contains the following:
- the LOC136924564 gene encoding membrane progestin receptor gamma-A-like gives MSNNCEGVKELKSDLRGVKFNLPECKVPFEFREPYILSGYRQPCLSARECLHSIFKRCNETVNVWSHVVACVFVAVRSWMIFREHNPLEDAFVYPFLSFAVGSSVMYAMSVGAHLFNSMSSNTRHVCFFFDYAAISVYAFSAGQAFYFYSRPLNSDWTILRSHSTFTLVCVAMSCFTIYSCCMSRHRWIAFKYIFRTGTFTTSFFINTLPYWVRIWDCHSEVDCYHISFPYFRRQYIFFAIAGIANGSRLPERLIPGVFDFCGQSHHFLHILSALGNIDQMTALYLDMLGRRNALESSITLPTFANSLLLTLAVIVANVTVVFWFAFSMKPLESSCGPKPEGKQN, from the coding sequence ATGTCTAACAATTGTGAGGGAGTGAAAGAGTTGAAAAGTGACCTTCGTGGTGTAAAATTCAATCTTCCTGAATGCAAAGTTCCCTTTGAATTTCGGGAACCTTACATTTTATCCGGTTATCGACAACCTTGCTTGTCCGCACGCGAATGTTTACATAGTATCTTCAAACGCTGCAACGAAACCGTCAATGTTTGGTCACATGTAGTTGCTTGTGTATTCGTTGCTGTTCGATCGTGGATGATCTTTCGTGAACACAATCCATTGGAAGATGCTTTTGTTTATCCTTTTCTGTCGTTTGCGGTTGGTTCATCGGTGATGTATGCTATGAGTGTTGGAGCCCACTTGTTCAACTCTATGTCAAGCAATACTCGGCATGTTTGCTTCTTCTTCGATTATGCAGCGATCAGTGTTTACGCGTTCTCAGCGGGACAAGCCTTTTACTTTTATTCAAGACCTTTGAACTCAGACTGGACAATCCTTCGTTCTCATTCCACATTCACTCTGGTGTGTGTTGCGATGTCATGTTTCACGATCTATTCGTGTTGCATGTCGAGGCATCGCTGGATTGCTTTCAAGTACATATTTCGTACCGGAACCTTCACTACTTCCTTCTTTATAAACACGCTGCCATATTGGGTCCGAATCTGGGATTGTCACTCAGAGGTTGATTGTTATCACATATCATTTCCATACTTCCGTCGTCAATATATATTCTTCGCCATAGCAGGTATAGCGAATGGGAGCAGACTACCAGAAAGGCTAATTCCTGGCGTGTTCGACTTTTGTGGGCAAAGTCACCATTTTCTTCATATTCTGTCAGCCCTTGGCAATATTGATCAGATGACAGCACTCTATCTGGACATGTTAGGAAGACGAAATGCTCTTGAATCATCAATCACACTTCCCACTTTTGCCAACAGCCTGCTTTTGACGTTGGCAGTCATTGTGGCTAATGTTACTGTCGTCTTCTGGTTTGCATTTTCCATGAAACCTTTAGAGAGTTCATGTGGACCTAAAcctgaaggaaaacaaaactga
- the LOC136926510 gene encoding uncharacterized protein — MESQFVAQENAPRNQDRYPLAAETVLKEARKGFFGCYSHYGELPTCKPGNGSLTTGGYGKDSCRGARYSEIVIDSGQDPITKTLGISWNSTKDEFTVTASPVSPGFQTAKRNILRKIATIFDPLGFVCPSVVVAKILLQELWMRGYGWDDEVQDEIANKIEGWFEHLKGLAEVKIPRCLRSSEPVKSKRIVTFVDASQEAYGAAVYMRCEYHNATITSHLIAAQSLVAPLTPMTEPRLELMGANLGLRLTQSLLTVLEAPMQSVTFYSGSTDVLWWVRGRGKDFRPFVANRIGEIQMFTEPSQWQHVFTEENPADLCTRGATPSELADSPLWWNGPDWLTKDFKEWSKMQDPNRPREMPEKKTSQRKEDTNGCTTLLTNNLQKEAASKQDDKLGVWRLDPKRFSSWIRLLRVHARVRRVLLNMRRRDNRIARMELLPEDIKDAEEEIVRLAQREAFCEEYTALRSGKPISKKSQLIKLNPCIDEDGNIRFPIILPRGHWVTKLIVKNYHERGNHVAGVNFTLCQLSEKFWIIAAREEIRELDRECNECKRRRSKPACQIMAPLPKARPRFTFKPLAQTAVDFAVPLYTVQGRRKPRQKRWLCLFTCLETRAVHLEMAWGLDTDTFLNVFTRFTSRRGVPKEVISDGGTNFVGAVGELKKLVSQLDRQQLLNKTAELGVTWRFNPPGAPHFGRAHEVPVKASKKAIYAVVGDRDVTDEELITVSTGVESLLNSRPLTYQSSDPRDDVPLTPNHFLHGQMGGQFAPESVDTITFYPRQR, encoded by the exons ATGGAGTCGCAGTTTGTCGCACAGGAGAACGCTCCAAGAAACCAAGACCGCTATCCCCTTGCTGCTGAGACggtccttaaggaggctcgaaagggtttttttggttgctatagt CACTATGGGGAGCTGCCAACATGCAAGCCAGGAAATGGATCTCTAACCACCGGAGGTTACGGAAAAGATTCCTGCAGAGGAGCGCGCTACTCAGAGATTGTGATTGACAGTGGCCAAGATCCGATAACGAAGACGCTGGGGATTTCGTGGAACAGCACCAAAGACGAGTTTACTGTTACCGCTTCTCCGGTTTCTCCTGGATTTCAGACAGCGAAGCGAAACATCCTGCGCAAAATAGCAACTATTTTCGACCCACTGGGATTTGTATGCCCGTCCGTTGTTGTCGCCAAGATCCTACTTCAGGAGCTGTGGATGCGAGGATACGGTTGGGACGACGAAGTACAGGACGAAATAGCAAATAAAATCGAGGGTTGGTTCGAGCACTTAAAAGGTCTGGCAGAGGTGAAGATTCCCCGATGTCTACGAAGTTCGGAGCCTGTCAAGTCGAAGCGCATTGTGACATTTGTTGATGCCTCTCAGGAAGCATATGGCGCCGCTGTCTATATGCGGTGCGAATACCATAATGCTACCATCACCAGTCACCTGATTGCAGCTCAGAGTTTAGTGGCACCGTTGACACCGATGACAGAACCGAGATTGGAGCTCATGGGCGCGAATCTAGGCCTGCGCTTAACGCAGTCATTGCTGACGGTCCTAGAAGCACCAATGCAGAGCGTGACGTTTTATTCTGGCAGTACAGACGTTCTATGGTGGGTTCGAGGGCGTGGCAAAGACTTCCGACCGTTCGTGGCTAACCGGATTGGTGAGATTCAGATGTTCACTGAACCATCACAGTGGCAGCATGTTTTTACTGAAGAAAATCCAGCCGATTTATGCACAAGGGGAGCCACTCCTTCAGAGTTAGCCGATAGTCCTTTGTGGTGGAATGGCCCAGACTGGCTAACAAAGGATTTCAAGGAATGGTCAAAGATGCAAGACCCGAACAGACCAAGAGAAATGCCAGAGAAGAAAACCTCACAGAGGAAAGAGGACACGAATGGATGTACAACCCTTTTGACGAATAACCTACAGAAAGAAGCAGCATCGAAACAGGACGACAAACTGGGAGTGTGGAGACTTGATCCGAAACGGTTTTCCAGTTGGATACGTTTACTTCGAGTACACGCAAGAGTGAGAAGAGTGTTGCTCAACATGCGTAGAAGAGACAACAGAATCGCAAGAATGGAACTGTTGCCCGAGGACATAAAAGATGCTGAAGAGGAAATAGTGCGCCTTGCACAGCGCGAAGCATTCTGCGAAGAGTACACAGCTTTGAGGTCAGGGAAGCCAATTTCAAAGAAGAGCCAGTTGATAAAACTAAATCCTTGCATAGACGAAGATGGCAACATCCG ATTTCCAATCATTCTGCCTCGCGGTCACTGGGTAACAAAGCTAATTGTGAAGAACTATCATGAGAGAGGAAATCATGTCGCTGGAGTAAATTTCACCCTTTGTCAGTTGAGCGAGAAGTTTTGGATCATCGCCGCACGTGAGGAGATTCGCGAGTTGGATCGTGAATGTAATGAATGTAAGAGAAGACGAAGCAAGCCAGCCTGTCAAATCATGGCGCCACTCCCGAAAGCAAGGCCTCGTTTCACCTTCAAACCCCTTGCTCAAACAGCCGTAGATTTTGCAGTACCCTTGTACACCGTTCAAGGCCGCAGAAAACCGCGACAGAAAAGGTGGCTGTGCCTTTTTACCTGCTTGGAAACACGAGCAGTGCATTTAGAGATGGCCTGGGGACTAGATACCGACACATTCTTAAACGTGTTCACTCGTTTTACCAGTCGCCGCGGAGTTCCTAAGGAAGTGATAAGCGACGGGGGCACCAATTTCGTAGGTGCAGTGGGCGAATTAAAGAAACTAGTCAGTCAGCTAGACCGACAACAACTTCTGAACAAGACAGCCGAACTTGGAGTAACGTGGAGATTCAATCCACCAGGTGCCCCGCATTTTGGAAGAGCCCACGAAGTGCCGGTGAAAGCTTCTAAGAAAGCCATTTATGCAGTTGTAGGAGACCGAGATGTGACGGATGAAGAGCTGATCACTGTGTCTACCGGGGTGGAATCTCTACTTAATTCCCGTCCGTTGACGTATCAGAGCTCAGATCCGCGAGATGATGTTCCGCTGACACCTAACCATTTTTTGCATGGTCAAATGGGAGGGCAATTTGCTCCTGAGTCTGTTGACACCATTACCTTTTATCCGCGACAACGATGA
- the LOC136926511 gene encoding uncharacterized protein, with product MKPPCSLCHGFDHGVWFCKQFYEKGVDDRWQIAKERKLCFHCLARDHRGKDCTKARKCGIDGCTRNHHRLLHGSEVLSETEPMTTLPYADDWRRPVVPREGAPAVTLTSCNAETPFESYSLRTFPVWMKANRGKVKINAIQDDASNETFLNEEVAGVLGLQEPFQKVQVHVLNDTVETFQSMLLKIEIESVDGRFSKEISIKTCAQKVTGNYRVVNWSEYQNKWPYLTQCSFAKPANDGLVDLFIGIDNSELHYSHVDLRGKNGEPIARLGPLGWGCIGAPEENDFVRARSHVITLFTREPLWNERKGSCCDVDNSLKRFWEIEKSGTDREDRLVLTEEERLKDSLEYENGRY from the coding sequence ATGAAGCCTCCCTGTTCCCTTTGTCATGGATTCGACCACGGTGTGTGGTTTTGTAAGCAGTTCTACGAAAAAGGGGTGGACGACCGTTGGCAGATcgctaaagaaagaaaactgtgTTTTCATTGCTTAGCCCGGGATCACAGAGGAAAAGACTGTACAAAGGCTCGAAAATGTGGAATAGATggttgcactcgaaatcatcaCCGCCTTCTTCATGGAAGTGAAGTTCTGTCAGAAACTGAACCGATGACCACGTTGCCCTATGCAGACGACTGGAGACGTCCAGTCGTTCCACGGGAGGGGGCGCCCGCGGTCACCCTGACCAGCTGTAATGCCGAAACGCCGTTTGAGTCCTATTCGTTACGAACCTTCCCTGTGTGGATGAAGGCTAACCGTGGAAAAGTAAAGATAAATGCTATCCAAGACGACGCATCCAACGAAACTTTCCTAAATGAAGAAGTTGCTGGAGTACTGGGGCTGCAAGAACCTTTCCAGAAAGTTCAAGTTCATGTTCTCAATGATACAGTGGAAACGTTTCAATCAATGCTATTAAAGATCGAAATTGAAAGTGTCGATGGGAGGTTTTCGAAAGAAATCAGCATCAAAACGTGCGCGCAGAAAGTCACCGGCAATTACAGAGTTGTGAATTGGAGCGAGTATCAGAACAAATGGCCTTACCTGACCCAGTGCAGTTTTGCCAAGCCAGCAAACGATGGACTTGTCGATCTTTTCATTGGAATTGATAACTCTGAACTCCACTATTCCCATGTTGATCTTCGAGGGAAAAATGGTGAACCTATCGCCCGGCTTGGACCACTCGGTTGGGGCTGTATTGGTGCGCCCGAAGAAAACGATTTTGTGAGAGCACGATCCCACGTTATCACCTTGTTCACACGGGAGCCTCTATGGAACGAAAGAAAAGGATCTTGTTGCGACGTCGACAACAGCCTAAAGAGATTCTGGGAAATCGAAAAATCAGGCACGGACCGCGAAGACAGACTTGTACTCACCGAAGAAGAGAGACTGAAAGATTCTCTCGAGTATGAAAATGGAAGATATTGA